In one window of Candidatus Acidiferrales bacterium DNA:
- a CDS encoding histidine kinase dimerization/phospho-acceptor domain-containing protein, with amino-acid sequence MRNTKKLLVLEPDRHLAQEFVNVLAAADLHLELSLASTPAQAAARLDERPIDLLLCDPAGAPETVGPLLDRAARETGAIVIVEPGLEEWLAGWLGHRHLDCLVKAGDFVRLLPALVRKHLAQRELETRLAEMDRMVATARELTSAVRHEINNPLTGVLGNAEWMLQHRRGLSMENIRRLEAIVQLVVRMRQYLKELNFSLETAARAATAPERK; translated from the coding sequence ATGCGAAACACGAAGAAACTCCTTGTGCTCGAGCCCGACCGGCATCTTGCCCAGGAATTCGTCAACGTGCTGGCCGCGGCGGACCTCCACCTGGAACTGAGCCTTGCTTCTACGCCGGCACAAGCGGCAGCGCGGCTGGATGAACGCCCGATTGATCTTCTTCTTTGCGACCCGGCCGGGGCGCCCGAGACGGTGGGGCCATTGCTCGATCGCGCGGCTCGCGAAACCGGCGCCATTGTCATCGTCGAGCCCGGGTTGGAAGAATGGCTGGCCGGCTGGCTGGGCCACCGCCACCTCGATTGTTTGGTGAAAGCCGGAGATTTTGTTCGTTTGCTCCCGGCTTTGGTGCGGAAGCACCTGGCGCAACGGGAATTGGAAACGCGGCTGGCAGAGATGGACCGGATGGTCGCCACCGCCCGCGAGCTGACCTCGGCTGTTCGCCATGAGATTAACAATCCGCTGACCGGCGTCTTGGGCAACGCCGAGTGGATGCTGCAGCACCGCCGCGGCCTCTCGATGGAAAATATCCGCCGCCTCGAAGCCATCGTGCAGCTGGTCGTCCGCATGCGCCAATATCTCAAGGAGTTAAATTTCAGCTTGGAGACCGCTGCCAGAGCCGCCACCGCTCCAGAGAGGAAATGA